GGGTGGTCGAAGCCGGCGTGCGCCGGGACGTCCTGGTGGAGGGTGCCGCCGGCGTGCACGTTGATGAGCTGCAGGCCACGGCAGATGCCGACCGTCGGCAGGGCGCGGTCGACGGCTGCGTCCAGAACGGCACACTCGTGGTCGTCCCGCAGCGGTTCCGGCGGGAACTCATCGGTCAGCGGCTCGTCGCCGTACCGGGCCGGGTCGATGTCGGCCCCCCCGGTCAGAAGCACGCCGTCCAGGTGGCCCACCACGTGGACCGGGTCGACGTCGAGGGGGAGGAACACGGGGACTCCGCCGGCCTCCAGCACGCCGCGCCCGTAGTCGGCGTAGAAGATGTCGACGGCAAAGTCAGCCAGGATGTTGAGGTTCCCGACCAGCTGGTCACCGCGCTTGCGACGTCCGGTTATCCCGATCAACGGTCGTCCGGTCATGGCTCACCTCCCGTTTGTGTTTGCAGGGCTGACTCCGGATGAATATTGTATTCAAAATCCACCGATCCCCTCCGTGGCTCGGTACGGGCTGGAACCAATGGGGACCGATGGACTCGAATGCCGGTACGGGCGACGAACGGTACCCGGCCCGGGCACCGTCGTCCCGACGGCGTGGCGCCCTGGGCGAGGAGGTCGTCGACTACCTGAGGAACCTGATCCTGACGGGAGCACTCCGCCCCGGTCAGAAGGTCGACCAGGAGGCGGTGAGCACGGCCCTCGGCGTCTCCCGGAGCCCCATTCGCGAAGCGCTGGTGGTGTTGAGTCGGGAGGGCCTCATCGAGTTGACCCCGCGTCGCGGTGCCTCGGTGGTGCAGCTCACCAGGGAGGACATCATCGACCACTACGCCCTGTTCGCCGTGGTAGCCGGACGTGCCGCTGCCATGGCCGCCGAGTCGCTGGACGAGGTCAGGCTCGCCGAACTGCGGGCCGTGCACGAGCGCTTCACCGTCGAGAACCTCGAGAACCTCGAGAACCTGCAGCAGCTGAACCAGGCCTTCCACCGGATCATCAACCTGGCAGCCCCCCGCCGAACCCGTTGGCTCCTCGGGCACCTGGAGCGATCGGTGCCCGCCAACTACTTCGAGTTCGCTGACGGCTGGAACCGGGTTGCGGTCGACCACCACCTGGCGATCCTCGAGGCCATCGTGGCAGGCGATCCCGAGCGGGCCCGGAGTGCCATGGAGGGCCACCTGCTGGAGAGCGGACGGGCCGCCGCCGCCCAGCTGGATGCCTGTGGGTTCTTCGATGCCGGGCCGGACCAGAACACGTGACCACCACCGCACGCGAGGACCTCTTCGCCGTCGAGTACGACATAGAGCGCAAGTTCCGGGAGACCCGGCTGTACCAGGTTGCTCCGGTGACCAACAACCTGATCCTGGCCTTCCTGGGCGAGAAGGTCCTCGGCATGCCCAAGAGCTACTGATGCGCGCTGTCGTGCTGCGCGGGGTCGGCCAGGGCCTGGAGACCGATGACGACCATGTCGAGCCCGTGGTCGGTGACGGTGAGACCCTCATCGAGGTCACGGCGTGCGGCGTATGTGGCTCCGACCTGCACGTGGTCGACGGTGACTTCCCCAGCCCGATGCCGATCATCCTGGGCCACGAGGTCACAGGGGTACACGAGCGGCTCGGCCCGGTCATGGTCTATGCCCCGTGGGGGTGCCGATCGTGTGCCCAGTGCGATGCCGGCCTGGAGCAGATCTGCGCCGATGCCACCGAGGCCGGCCTGTTCACCGACGGGGGCTACGCCGAGCGGATGCGGATTCCCGATGAGGGCTACCTCACGCCCCTGGACGGTCTCGACCCTTTCGCCAGTGCCCCACTGGCCTGCGGCGGCCTGACCGCCTTCCGGGCCGTAGGCCACGGGCTGGCTACCCTGCGGGGGCGAGGTGCCGGTGCGAGGGCCATGGTCGTCGGGGCCGGGGGCCTCGGCCAGTACGCCATCCGGTACCTTCGCCTGCTGACCGACGCCGAGGTGGTGGCCGTCGACCCGAACGCCGACAAGCAGGCGGTGGCCCTCGAGGTGGGAGCCCACACAGCGGCCGGACCCGAGGACGAGCTCGGCTCCGCCGACGTGGTGCTGGACTTCGTGGGTGCCGGGTCGACCCTGGACCTGGCCGCTGCATCTGTGCGCCGACGGGGTCTCGTCGCCGTGGTGGGCCTCTTTGGTGGCCGGATCCCGTTCGGCCTGGGTGCAGTGCCGCACGAGGCCCGCTTCATGTCCACCTTCTGGGGCTCACGGGCCCAGATGGACGAACTGCTGGACCTGGCCCGTCGCGAGCCCACCATCGTGCAGCCCGTGGAGGTGCTGCCCCTGGCCGATGCCCAGACTGCACATGAGAGGCTCCGGGCCGGCGATGTCCGCGGCCGCATCGTGCTGGACC
This region of Acidimicrobiales bacterium genomic DNA includes:
- a CDS encoding gamma-glutamyl-gamma-aminobutyrate hydrolase family protein (Members of this family of hydrolases with an active site Cys residue belong to MEROPS family C26.) → MTGRPLIGITGRRKRGDQLVGNLNILADFAVDIFYADYGRGVLEAGGVPVFLPLDVDPVHVVGHLDGVLLTGGADIDPARYGDEPLTDEFPPEPLRDDHECAVLDAAVDRALPTVGICRGLQLINVHAGGTLHQDVPAHAGFDHPTTTEWHGVSFGSGSVLADIYGGDRRVNSLHHQTVDRLGTDLRATAFAEDASIEGLEHESLPIVAVQWHPEMLPGRPGDPLFTWLVAASATNA
- a CDS encoding GntR family transcriptional regulator translates to MDSNAGTGDERYPARAPSSRRRGALGEEVVDYLRNLILTGALRPGQKVDQEAVSTALGVSRSPIREALVVLSREGLIELTPRRGASVVQLTREDIIDHYALFAVVAGRAAAMAAESLDEVRLAELRAVHERFTVENLENLENLQQLNQAFHRIINLAAPRRTRWLLGHLERSVPANYFEFADGWNRVAVDHHLAILEAIVAGDPERARSAMEGHLLESGRAAAAQLDACGFFDAGPDQNT
- a CDS encoding alcohol dehydrogenase catalytic domain-containing protein; the protein is MRAVVLRGVGQGLETDDDHVEPVVGDGETLIEVTACGVCGSDLHVVDGDFPSPMPIILGHEVTGVHERLGPVMVYAPWGCRSCAQCDAGLEQICADATEAGLFTDGGYAERMRIPDEGYLTPLDGLDPFASAPLACGGLTAFRAVGHGLATLRGRGAGARAMVVGAGGLGQYAIRYLRLLTDAEVVAVDPNADKQAVALEVGAHTAAGPEDELGSADVVLDFVGAGSTLDLAAASVRRRGLVAVVGLFGGRIPFGLGAVPHEARFMSTFWGSRAQMDELLDLARREPTIVQPVEVLPLADAQTAHERLRAGDVRGRIVLDPLAHWPK